A single region of the Lycium barbarum isolate Lr01 chromosome 2, ASM1917538v2, whole genome shotgun sequence genome encodes:
- the LOC132627178 gene encoding metallothionein-like protein type 2 A: MSGCGANCGCGSGCKCGNGGGCGMHPDLEKSTTFTIIEGVAPVTNYGRVEEKAAGEGGNGCKCGSSCTCDPCNC; the protein is encoded by the exons ATGTCTGGCTGTGGAGCAAACTGTGGCTGTGGGTCTGGCTGCAAGTGCGGCAACGGTGGAGG ATGTGGGATGCACCCCGACTTGGAGAAGTCCACTACCTTTACCATCATTGAAGGTGTTGCACCCGTGACCAA CTACGGAAGGGTTGAGGAGAAAGCCGCAGGAGAAGGAGGAAATGGATGCAAATGTGGATCAAGCTGCACCTGTGACCCCTGCAATTGTTAA